From Cheilinus undulatus linkage group 15, ASM1832078v1, whole genome shotgun sequence:
TCAAATATTATCCCCCTTcttctgaaatgtttcacttgatATTTCATGGCCACAGCAGGTGTGAATGCTTATTATTGATGCAGTAGCATACAACAACCATAATCTTTGTGTGCAACGTAAGGATAATATCGGCCACAcagatgcagaaaaatgttaaaaagatggAAGAGGTTGTTTTCAGGCTTGattagataggacagctgaagagagacaggaaatatggagaCAAAGTGGGCACCAAATATGTGGAAAAACCACAAATCAACTCAGTGCACTGAGTACTGAGTATTGTAGGCTCATTTTATGGGTGCcgctctaccagctgagcttAACCAGCACCTAGAAGTGTAGTTTTTAACCTAAGACGTTCCTCCTCAAACAGTGGATTTACTAGAGCAGTGGGCCTGGGACCCTTTAGGGAGTTcggctctgaggttgttaaaatttagatagatttgcacatattaatattaataactTAATAGTTTATACATCTTTTGAGTCTTTTGGCAAGAAAAAATGTGTAGAGCAATTTTTTGGTAAACCTGCAAGCAGATCAGGATAGTTTTTCccacttaataaataaaatcatcatttagaaactgcattttgtatttacttgggctGTCTTTGTGAGACGTTagaattggtttgatgatccgaaacatttaagtgtgataaatatgcaaaaaaatcaggaatcagaaaggggtcaaatactttttcacggcactgtatgtagagagagtggggaaagacatgcagaaAATATGTGGCAAGACCACGAAtcaatcctgcaaccagtgcacTGAGTACTGTAGCCTTAGTCTATGGGTgctgctctaccagctgagctaaaccagctCCCAGAAGCGTAGTTTTTAACCTAAGATGTTCCTCCTGAAACAGTGGATTTACTAGAGCAGTGGGTCCCAACCTGGGACCTTTATACAATGGTATTTTGGcaagaaaaacacagcagtttCTTTGtaagcttgcaaagcagatggatctgccagaCTTCATTTTAAGAGAAGAGGCAGCAGTACAGgcgaggtttagttgtactttgAGCTGATGTGAATGAGTTTGTGGGAGTTATGGGgtgaaagggttagttgttgtgagtGGATGTATATAATGACTAcaagtggagtgattagctaaGACGTGGCCACAGCAGAGGTTTTGTCTGAACTTGGCTAAGCTGTTAACTcaatgtagctgtaggaaagcagcaatTTAAATTGGAGATGgatcacatttttataaaaacaagagcacagagccacacagaaagcttgtcttggcaaaGAGGATGTTTCTGCACGTCCTCCGACTGGTCTTGGCACCAATTTTATTTGCTGTGAAGctccgccattaacaatctaagaGAGCAGTAACCTGTCAACTCTAGAGTAGCatatcattttgtcttgttgctctgattttttaaagaagagaaaaatagCCAATAAATATACTTGGCTGGTTGAAAATTTACTTTGGTGGCCTGCCTGAGTAGGGAAACACTGCAAGTCTTGTGCCTAATGGCGTGTCACTAGTGTGTTACTATTATTGTATACATGTACATttcctgctttcttttcaaacCTCACTAGTATCAAATGGGTACTTTGTACCCTGTTAGACAAGTGCAGGCCGCTGAACTGATTTGGCGAACACAACAACAGTACTGGAACACATCTATCTTGAACTTCATTTTGCACAGCACATCTTAAGTCCTGCTCAAATTTAAGTTAACTTCAACTCCATGTATGACTGAATACCAAAAatagttttttccttttttttggaaactggAAAACTCAGCTGCTAAAGTGTTTTGCCACTCATTTGTCATTCCTAATAGTTTCTAGACGACAGATTTAAAGCCAAGCTACATCATGAATTAATGAAAAACTTAACAGAAAAACATAATTCCATGACATGCTCTGAGCAGgcttcaaaaacatttatttgtacaATACTTCCAGACTTAGCCACCAAAATTGTAACTTtgtagaataaataaaacatctgaagcCCCTCTTTGACACACTATCTTGTCACCTGATTAATTACATTCTTTCAAAATGATGCACAAACTGACATTGAGATCTTTTAGGGTGAAAGATTTGATGGCAGGTTTTCTGTAGCAAAAAAGTCCTGCACCCTCCCTTTTTATTGGTCGTCTATTTAGAGGAAAGTCCAATTCAGAGTCAGTCCCTGTTCTTTTCAAACTTTCTCCTCTTTCATCAGCGTGAGGATCCCGTCCCTCCTGGATGTGTATGGTGTGTGTTTCAGCTGAAGCAGGTGAGCAGGAAACAGGTTTCCACTAGGAGCATACATATCCTCTCCTTTCTGTCCCATGAGGGAGCGCAGTATCTTGTTCCTGCACAGAATCTTATCATAAAACTCAACCCCTCCTTTGGCATAATCGCGGGACACTCCCGCCGCACGCCGGTCTGAACCCAAGTCAACCCACTGGCCGACAGCATCTGAAGTAAGGAAGTAGGACACAGCACCGAGCCCCAGTGCCACAACATTCACTGCCCCGCGAAGTAATGGAGGCCCACCATGGAGCCCCAACACCTGCTTCAGCACTATGCTGTACACCCAAACACCACCCAGGCAGAACGGGGCAACAACAGCACTCAGTACAGGCCCTCCTGACTGCAAGCGGGCCACTTCTCTGGCGATGGCAAACTTCTGTGCATCAAGAGAAAACACTAGTGCCTCCTTCAGAGCTGATCCGGATTCGCTGCTCCAGTCCACCGCTTTGCCGTTGATGAAAATGGTGCGGTTAGTGATTCCACCCAGGTCATCTGGTGTGCTGTTAAAATTTGCCGGGATGCCAATTTGGGCACCTGCAGGAAGCCAAGGGACGCCAGCACCCACCGGATGGAACCCAAAGGAGGCGAATGCAGAGAAATTCTCAGGAGAGCTCAGACCATAGTCCTTCGCCACCTACAAAAGATGcagtaaaatgttgtttttaatttcgcTTTTTCAGTCTACATTGTTTTATTCTGCTCAATTGTTAATGCACCCAATAAAGTATTAATAATAGATTGTTTGTGAACCTATTTAGTAAAACAATAACTAGTCATATTAAAGTTGTGCAATTTCTTTGTTCATACTAAAGAACTGTTAAACTCCTCACAGAACTTAGATGCTCATAAACAAACTTCtttttctaaaaaagttgggacattatGCAATACCT
This genomic window contains:
- the tmem177 gene encoding transmembrane protein 177, whose amino-acid sequence is MASRFFKFSVLLQKYRTPLLVASCGGVFAANMFYHVFPDISYRKLYQAWHKGEPVELSEKLEEVFQQVAKDYGLSSPENFSAFASFGFHPVGAGVPWLPAGAQIGIPANFNSTPDDLGGITNRTIFINGKAVDWSSESGSALKEALVFSLDAQKFAIAREVARLQSGGPVLSAVVAPFCLGGVWVYSIVLKQVLGLHGGPPLLRGAVNVVALGLGAVSYFLTSDAVGQWVDLGSDRRAAGVSRDYAKGGVEFYDKILCRNKILRSLMGQKGEDMYAPSGNLFPAHLLQLKHTPYTSRRDGILTLMKEEKV